One Flavobacterium sp. 90 DNA segment encodes these proteins:
- a CDS encoding imelysin family protein, with product MKNLYPKVAFALFAGLTFFACSSNDNNDSNSPATKKQVIENYSNIVYANYKQAYDDAVLLETAIKTFTATPTNANFTAAKTAWKASRESYGTTEAFRFANGPIDNEELDGPEAYMNSWPLDENYIDYVDGSANAGIINSLTEFPLINKTVLIEANSGGSNPEKNISVGYHAIEFLLWGQDLTAPSAKLPGQRPYTDYVTGASGTAANQGRRADYLKACASILIDDLDSLVQQWKSGGSYRKAFLAMPEDTAIKNIYLGITTLVTAELPIERMEVALQNADQEDEHSCFSDNTHRDIALNLQGVINVYQGKYGNVEGPSLEDLVKQADAATYDETLTSLNSSTTKVAAILTPFDLAISGGPDSPEGAKVKTAVQQLLNFGATLLKGASKIGITVNG from the coding sequence ATGAAAAACCTATATCCAAAGGTAGCTTTTGCGTTATTCGCAGGACTTACTTTTTTTGCTTGCAGCAGTAATGACAACAATGATTCTAACAGCCCTGCTACTAAAAAACAAGTTATTGAAAATTACTCAAACATCGTTTACGCTAACTACAAACAAGCTTATGATGACGCTGTACTTTTAGAAACTGCTATCAAAACATTTACTGCAACTCCAACTAATGCAAATTTCACAGCAGCTAAAACTGCTTGGAAAGCATCAAGAGAGAGCTATGGTACTACTGAAGCTTTTCGTTTTGCAAATGGACCAATTGATAATGAAGAATTAGACGGACCGGAAGCATATATGAATTCTTGGCCATTAGACGAAAATTATATTGATTATGTTGATGGTTCTGCAAATGCAGGAATAATAAATAGTTTAACTGAATTTCCTTTGATCAACAAAACTGTTTTAATTGAAGCAAATTCAGGAGGAAGTAACCCTGAAAAAAACATTAGTGTTGGATATCACGCTATTGAATTTTTATTGTGGGGACAAGATTTAACTGCTCCATCTGCAAAATTACCTGGACAAAGGCCTTATACTGATTATGTAACTGGTGCAAGCGGAACTGCTGCAAATCAAGGTAGAAGAGCAGATTACTTAAAGGCATGTGCTAGCATATTGATTGATGATTTAGATAGTTTAGTTCAACAATGGAAATCTGGCGGTTCTTATAGAAAAGCTTTTCTTGCTATGCCAGAAGATACTGCTATTAAAAATATCTATTTAGGAATTACAACTCTTGTTACTGCTGAATTACCAATTGAGCGTATGGAAGTTGCTTTACAAAATGCTGATCAGGAAGACGAACATTCTTGTTTTAGTGATAATACACACAGAGATATTGCTTTGAATTTACAAGGAGTTATCAATGTTTATCAAGGAAAATACGGAAATGTTGAAGGACCATCTTTAGAAGATTTAGTAAAACAAGCTGATGCTGCAACTTACGACGAGACTTTAACTTCATTAAATTCTTCTACTACAAAAGTAGCTGCAATTTTGACACCGTTTGACTTGGCTATTTCTGGCGGACCAGATTCTCCAGAAGGTGCAAAAGTAAAAACTGCCGTTCAGCAATTACTTAATTTTGGCGCTACTTTATTAAAAGGAGCTTCAAAAATTGGAATAACTGTAAACGGTTAA
- a CDS encoding imelysin family protein — MKKIIFLLALIGTVIACSSGDSGGDNSGGKNYDRGALLTNWADNIIIPSYENYQSKVATLSTDAANFTASPTTTTLQTLRTSWYEAYKAYQYVAIYGFGKALDVNLKEIANTFPTSKTGIEDNITSGTYNLSLQAQYAKQGLPALDYLLNGLGADDATIVTFYTTNAKASNYKKYLVDVTGKLKTTIDAVVTDWKSGGYRAAYIANTGTSVSGAVNVTTNNFVKNLEKDIRTLKLGIPAGVDSEGVKFPEKTEALYKGNASTELLNISLKASQDFFNGKHFNSTTTGESLKTYLDFVNATADGKKLSEIINTQYAAVFTASNSLNASLADQINTDNTKVITAYKVLQLTVGSTKLNMLQALNITIDYVDGDGD, encoded by the coding sequence ATGAAAAAAATAATTTTCCTTTTAGCTTTGATAGGAACTGTAATTGCTTGCTCATCAGGTGATAGTGGTGGAGATAATTCAGGTGGAAAAAATTATGATCGCGGTGCTCTTTTAACCAATTGGGCAGACAATATCATTATTCCGAGTTATGAAAATTACCAGTCAAAAGTGGCAACATTGTCAACAGACGCTGCAAATTTTACAGCTTCACCTACTACAACGACATTGCAAACCCTTAGAACAAGTTGGTATGAAGCTTATAAAGCCTATCAATATGTTGCGATTTACGGTTTTGGAAAAGCCTTAGATGTTAACTTGAAAGAAATCGCAAATACTTTTCCAACAAGTAAAACAGGCATCGAAGATAATATCACTTCAGGAACTTACAATTTAAGTCTGCAAGCACAATACGCTAAACAAGGTCTTCCAGCTTTGGATTATTTACTAAATGGTTTAGGTGCCGATGATGCGACAATCGTTACTTTTTATACTACAAATGCAAAAGCATCAAATTATAAAAAATATTTGGTTGATGTAACCGGAAAACTTAAAACCACTATTGACGCAGTTGTTACAGACTGGAAGTCGGGAGGTTACAGAGCAGCATATATTGCCAACACAGGAACTTCTGTAAGTGGTGCAGTAAATGTAACGACGAATAATTTTGTTAAGAATTTAGAGAAAGATATTCGTACGCTAAAACTAGGAATTCCGGCAGGTGTAGATTCAGAAGGAGTTAAATTCCCTGAAAAAACAGAAGCTTTATATAAAGGAAATGCTTCTACAGAATTGCTTAACATCTCACTAAAAGCTTCGCAAGATTTCTTTAATGGAAAGCATTTTAATTCAACGACAACAGGCGAAAGTTTAAAAACATACTTAGATTTTGTAAATGCTACTGCTGACGGGAAAAAATTAAGTGAGATAATCAACACACAATATGCGGCCGTTTTTACTGCAAGTAATAGTTTGAATGCAAGTCTGGCCGATCAGATTAATACAGATAACACCAAAGTTATTACAGCATATAAAGTTTTACAACTAACTGTAGGTTCTACAAAACTGAATATGCTGCAAGCGCTTAACATAACGATTGATTATGTAGATGGCGATGGCGACTAA
- a CDS encoding HTTM domain-containing protein has product MKNSITKYLETNTHAATLAFFRLAFGFMMSLSLIRFLSYNWVEKFYIEPVFHFTYYGFEWVKPFGTPTYLLFVVAMLSSIALAVGYRYKVASTLFFLSFTYVELMDKTTYLNHYYFISVISFVLIFLPANAYFSVDAYRNPKIAFQKIPRWTTDILKLLLGIVYFYAGLAKINSDWLLKAMPLKIWLPTNHTLPIIGSFLNQNWVHFAFSWSGMIYDLSIPFLLLYKRTRTFAFILVVIFHVLTKILFPIGIFPYVMIVSSLLFFESDFHKKWLNYIAGLFHFSLNIFENGKEKVTEFTGLYKAKLAILACFLIFQLTFPFRYLLYPGELFWTEEGFRFSWRVMLMEKAGYTQFTVKDSKTKKQIKVNNGNFLTAFQEKQMSFQPDFILEYAHFLHDYYQKQGFNDPEVHVEGYVALNGRLSKLYIDQNINLAKENESFDHKTWILPFNDEIKGF; this is encoded by the coding sequence ATGAAAAATAGCATTACAAAATATTTAGAAACGAATACTCATGCCGCAACGCTAGCTTTTTTTAGGCTGGCGTTTGGTTTTATGATGAGCCTCAGTTTGATTCGTTTTTTGAGTTATAATTGGGTTGAAAAGTTTTATATCGAGCCTGTTTTTCATTTTACCTATTATGGTTTCGAATGGGTGAAGCCTTTCGGGACGCCCACTTACCTGCTTTTTGTGGTAGCAATGCTTTCATCAATTGCTCTCGCAGTTGGTTATCGCTACAAAGTTGCATCAACGTTATTCTTCCTTAGTTTTACTTACGTTGAACTAATGGATAAGACAACTTATCTTAACCATTATTATTTTATTTCGGTGATAAGTTTCGTCCTAATTTTTCTACCGGCTAACGCTTATTTTTCAGTTGATGCTTATCGAAATCCTAAAATCGCCTTTCAAAAGATTCCGCGTTGGACAACTGATATTTTAAAACTGCTTTTAGGAATCGTATATTTTTACGCAGGTTTGGCAAAAATCAATTCCGATTGGCTTTTGAAAGCAATGCCATTAAAAATTTGGCTTCCAACAAATCATACCTTGCCAATAATTGGGAGTTTCTTAAATCAAAACTGGGTACATTTTGCCTTTAGCTGGAGCGGAATGATTTACGATTTAAGCATTCCATTTCTTTTACTTTACAAACGAACACGAACATTTGCCTTTATATTGGTTGTTATATTTCATGTATTAACCAAAATCTTATTCCCAATTGGTATTTTTCCCTATGTAATGATTGTAAGTTCATTGTTGTTTTTTGAAAGTGATTTTCATAAAAAATGGCTGAATTATATCGCCGGACTTTTTCATTTTAGTTTGAATATATTCGAAAACGGAAAAGAAAAAGTAACAGAGTTTACAGGACTTTACAAAGCCAAATTGGCAATTTTAGCTTGTTTTCTTATTTTTCAATTGACATTTCCATTTCGTTATTTATTATATCCCGGAGAATTATTCTGGACCGAAGAAGGTTTTCGTTTTTCATGGCGCGTAATGCTCATGGAAAAAGCGGGTTATACCCAATTTACAGTAAAAGACAGCAAAACCAAAAAACAGATTAAAGTAAACAACGGAAATTTTTTGACCGCTTTTCAGGAAAAACAAATGTCATTTCAACCTGACTTTATTTTAGAATATGCCCATTTTTTACACGATTATTATCAAAAACAGGGCTTTAACGATCCGGAAGTTCACGTAGAAGGCTACGTCGCACTCAACGGAAGATTGAGCAAACTTTATATAGACCAAAACATTAACCTCGCAAAAGAAAATGAATCATTCGATCACAAAACCTGGATCTTACCTTTCAATGATGAAATTAAAGGATTTTAG
- a CDS encoding TonB-dependent receptor, protein MNHSITKPGSYLSMMKLKDFSFIIFLLFSLNAISQTHISGVLVGESGEKLSYVEVYNKSNGNKTTTNKEGSFDIVLAIPGIYTFVFYKDDFSVLEQEISAPSSGLVITLNKITNLSEVVVKNERDKVFALNKLKDIEETAIYAGKKTEVVKVDKLTANKAANNPRQIYAQVVGLTINESSDGGLQLSIGGRGLDPNRSANFNTRQNGYDISADVLGYPESYYATPTEALDEIQIVRGAASLQYGTQFGGLINFKIKSPSTKPIELVERNTVGSYGLYTNFTSLSGTKGKFSYYTFFNYKRGDGFRPNSGFHSTNYFANLNYQFTEKTSVHFDYTRFDYVAQQAGGLTDQMFEQDPTQSNRTRNWFAVDWNLFALRFKHHFDNDADFSLQLFGLDASRKTVGFRPNRVELADPGGARDLILGDFVNWGAEARYLKKYNINGNSNAFLIGAKYYQAQNTGIQGPGSSGSDANFNLATAEFPQYANQSDYKYPNLNFSVFGENIFKVSSKFSITPGFRYENIKTKANGSYRKINFDGAGNVILDKTVVENTVRNRDFFLFGVGLSYKPKNGIELYGNISQNYRSVTFSDLRTVYSSYAISDDITDEKGFTSDIGIRGQINYKIRFDSSVYALYYNDKIGDYWTKSAAGVPTMLRDNIGTAITYGFETMIDWSLSKTFFEANTNLIWNVFSNVAITDSDYLKSQAFGVKGNKVEFVPLFNIKTGTGVGYKNFMSSIQLTYVTSQFTDATNQTESTNSISSGIAGKIPTYYVADFSSSYKWRNWKLEAGVTNFTDNKYFTRRATGYPGPGIIPSDTRTFYTTLEFIF, encoded by the coding sequence ATGAATCATTCGATCACAAAACCTGGATCTTACCTTTCAATGATGAAATTAAAGGATTTTAGTTTTATTATATTTTTACTTTTTTCACTAAATGCCATTTCCCAAACCCACATTTCCGGAGTTTTAGTGGGAGAATCCGGTGAGAAATTATCCTATGTTGAAGTTTACAATAAATCAAACGGAAATAAAACTACCACCAACAAAGAAGGAAGTTTTGATATTGTATTGGCTATTCCAGGGATTTATACTTTCGTTTTTTACAAAGATGATTTCTCCGTTTTAGAACAGGAAATTTCAGCTCCAAGTTCTGGTTTGGTAATTACTTTGAACAAGATTACCAATTTGTCTGAAGTTGTTGTTAAGAATGAAAGAGATAAAGTTTTTGCACTTAATAAACTAAAAGACATTGAAGAAACGGCAATTTATGCCGGTAAAAAAACAGAAGTTGTTAAGGTTGATAAACTTACGGCGAATAAAGCGGCAAACAATCCGCGTCAGATTTATGCGCAAGTTGTGGGATTGACCATTAACGAAAGTTCAGATGGAGGTTTGCAATTGAGTATCGGTGGTCGTGGTCTGGATCCAAACCGAAGTGCCAATTTTAATACACGTCAAAACGGTTACGATATTAGCGCCGATGTTTTGGGTTATCCTGAAAGTTATTATGCAACGCCAACAGAAGCTTTGGACGAAATTCAGATTGTTCGTGGAGCGGCTTCTTTACAATATGGAACTCAGTTTGGAGGTTTGATTAATTTTAAAATCAAAAGTCCAAGTACAAAACCAATCGAACTTGTAGAACGCAATACCGTTGGTTCATATGGTTTGTACACCAATTTTACGAGTTTAAGCGGTACAAAAGGGAAGTTTAGTTATTATACGTTTTTCAATTATAAACGCGGAGATGGTTTTCGTCCGAATTCCGGATTTCATAGTACAAACTACTTTGCCAATTTGAATTATCAGTTTACTGAGAAAACATCCGTGCATTTTGATTATACGCGTTTTGATTATGTTGCACAACAAGCCGGTGGTTTAACGGATCAAATGTTTGAGCAGGATCCAACGCAAAGTAACAGAACCCGAAACTGGTTTGCTGTCGATTGGAATTTATTTGCATTGCGTTTCAAACACCATTTTGATAATGATGCCGATTTCTCTCTGCAATTATTTGGTTTGGATGCAAGTCGAAAAACAGTTGGATTCCGTCCAAATCGTGTTGAATTAGCAGATCCGGGTGGAGCGCGTGATTTAATTCTGGGTGATTTCGTCAATTGGGGAGCAGAAGCTCGTTACTTGAAAAAGTACAATATCAACGGAAATTCAAATGCTTTTCTGATTGGAGCTAAATATTATCAAGCGCAAAATACGGGAATTCAAGGTCCGGGAAGTTCAGGAAGTGATGCTAATTTTAATTTGGCTACAGCCGAATTTCCTCAATATGCTAATCAATCCGATTATAAATATCCAAATTTGAATTTTTCGGTTTTTGGAGAAAACATCTTTAAAGTATCTTCAAAATTCTCAATTACACCGGGATTTAGATATGAGAATATAAAAACGAAAGCGAACGGAAGTTATCGAAAAATTAATTTTGACGGCGCTGGAAATGTTATTTTAGATAAAACGGTTGTAGAAAATACTGTTAGAAACCGTGATTTCTTTTTGTTTGGAGTTGGTTTAAGTTACAAACCAAAGAACGGAATTGAGCTTTACGGAAACATTTCGCAAAACTATCGCTCCGTAACTTTTAGTGATCTTAGAACCGTTTATTCAAGTTATGCGATTTCAGACGATATTACCGATGAAAAAGGTTTCACCTCAGATATTGGGATTAGAGGTCAGATAAACTATAAAATCAGGTTTGATTCGAGTGTTTATGCTTTATATTACAATGATAAAATTGGAGATTACTGGACGAAAAGTGCTGCCGGAGTTCCAACTATGTTAAGAGATAATATCGGAACCGCCATTACATACGGTTTCGAAACCATGATTGATTGGAGTTTAAGCAAAACATTCTTTGAGGCAAACACTAATTTAATCTGGAATGTGTTTTCGAATGTTGCAATCACAGACTCTGATTATTTAAAATCTCAGGCTTTTGGTGTTAAAGGAAATAAAGTAGAATTTGTGCCGCTTTTTAATATCAAAACTGGAACAGGAGTTGGTTACAAAAATTTCATGTCGAGTATTCAGCTTACTTATGTAACATCGCAATTTACCGATGCAACCAATCAGACAGAGAGTACAAACTCAATAAGTAGCGGAATCGCAGGAAAAATTCCAACTTATTATGTTGCTGATTTTTCTTCTTCATACAAATGGAGAAATTGGAAGTTAGAAGCGGGAGTAACCAATTTTACAGATAACAAATATTTTACAAGACGTGCCACAGGTTATCCTGGTCCGGGAATTATTCCATCAGATACCAGAACGTTCTACACTACACTAGAATTTATATTTTAA
- a CDS encoding FeoB-associated Cys-rich membrane protein, whose translation MVQEIIAFAILFIAVGFLIKKFFWKSKKKKDCGDGNCGCS comes from the coding sequence ATGGTACAAGAAATTATTGCCTTTGCTATATTATTTATTGCCGTTGGATTTTTAATAAAAAAGTTCTTCTGGAAGTCTAAAAAGAAGAAAGATTGCGGCGACGGAAATTGCGGGTGTTCGTAG